One Eulemur rufifrons isolate Redbay chromosome 12, OSU_ERuf_1, whole genome shotgun sequence genomic window carries:
- the BIN3 gene encoding bridging integrator 3, with protein MSWIPFKITQPKKQIVPKTVERDFEREYGKLQQLEEQTRRLQKDMKKSTDADLAMSKSAVKISLDLLSNPLCEQDQDFLNMVTALDTAMKRMDAFNQEKVNQIQKTVIEPLKKFGSVFPSLNMAVKRREQALQDYRRLQAKVEKYEEKEKTGPVLAKLHQAREELRPVREDFEAKNKQLLDEMPRFYGSRLGYFQPSFESLIRAQVVYYSEMHKIFGDLTQQLDQPGHSDEQREQENEAKLSELRALSIVADD; from the exons GTGGAGAGAGACTTTGAGAGGGAGTATGGAAAACTCCAGCA GCTGGAAGAGCAGACCCGGAGGCTGCAGAAAGACATGAAGAAGAGCACCGACGCCGACCTGG CCATGTCCAAGTCTGCCGTGAAGATCTCCTTAGACTTACTCTCCAATCCCCTCTGTGAGCAAGACCAGGACTTTTTGAACATGGTGACAGCCCTGGACACGGCCATGAAGCGGATGGACGCCTTCAACCAGGAAAAG GTGAACCAGATCCAGAAGACTGTGATTGAGCCCTTAAAAAA GTTCGGCAGCGTCTTCCCAAGCCTCAACATGGCGGTGAAGCGGCGGGAGCAGGCCCTGCAGGACTACCGGCGGCTGCAGGCCAAGGTGGAGAAGTACGAGGAGAAGGAGAAGACGGGGCCGGTGCTGGCCAAGCTCCACCAG GCCCGAGAAGAGCTCCGGCCCGTGCGGGAGGACTTTGAAGCCAAGAACAAGCAGCTCCTGGACGAGATGCCGCGGTTCTACGGCAGCCGGCTCGGCTACTTCCAGCCCAGCTTCGAGTCCCTGATCCGGGCGCAG GTCGTGTACTACTCCGAGATGCACAAGATCTTTGGAGACCTGACCCAACAGCTTGACCAGCCAGGCCACTCTGACGAGCAGCGGGAGCAGGAGAACGAGGCCAAGCTGAGCGAGCTCCGAGCCCTCTCCATCGTGGCCGACGACTGA